The following coding sequences are from one Streptococcus mitis window:
- a CDS encoding PTS sugar transporter subunit IIB produces MSIGIIIASHGEFAAGIHQSGSMIFGEQEKVQVVTFMPNEGPDDLYAKFNNAVAAFDAEDEVLVLADLWSGSPFNQASRVMGENPERKFAIITGLNLPMLIQAYTERLMDAAAGVEKVAANIIKEAKDGIKALPEELNPVEEVASAAAAPVAQAAIPEGTVIGDGKLKINLARLDTRLLHGQVATAWTPDSKADRIIVASDNVAKDELRKELIKQAAPGKVKANVVPIQKLIDVAKDPRFGETHALILFETPQDALRAIEGGVPIKTLNVGSMAHSTGKTMVNNVLSMDKEDVATFEKMRDLGVEFDVRKVPNDTKKDLFDLINKANVQ; encoded by the coding sequence ATGAGTATCGGAATCATTATTGCGAGCCACGGCGAATTTGCTGCGGGTATTCATCAGTCAGGATCTATGATCTTTGGTGAACAAGAAAAGGTTCAAGTTGTAACCTTTATGCCAAACGAAGGTCCTGACGATCTATACGCTAAGTTTAATAACGCTGTTGCTGCATTTGACGCAGAAGATGAGGTTCTAGTTTTGGCTGACCTTTGGAGTGGATCTCCATTTAACCAAGCTAGCCGCGTGATGGGAGAAAATCCTGAGCGTAAGTTTGCCATCATCACAGGACTGAACTTACCGATGTTAATTCAAGCCTACACAGAGCGCCTCATGGACGCTGCTGCAGGTGTAGAAAAAGTCGCTGCGAATATTATTAAAGAAGCCAAAGATGGCATCAAAGCTCTTCCAGAAGAGCTAAACCCAGTTGAGGAAGTAGCAAGCGCTGCAGCTGCTCCAGTTGCCCAAGCTGCTATCCCAGAAGGAACTGTCATCGGAGACGGTAAACTCAAAATCAACCTTGCCCGTCTAGACACTCGTTTACTTCACGGTCAGGTTGCAACTGCTTGGACTCCAGATTCAAAAGCAGACCGTATCATCGTTGCTTCAGATAACGTAGCTAAAGACGAATTACGTAAAGAATTGATTAAACAAGCAGCTCCAGGTAAAGTGAAAGCAAACGTTGTTCCTATCCAAAAACTAATCGACGTTGCAAAAGATCCTCGCTTCGGAGAAACACATGCCCTTATCTTGTTTGAAACACCTCAAGATGCTCTTCGTGCTATCGAAGGTGGCGTGCCAATCAAAACTCTTAATGTTGGATCAATGGCTCACTCAACTGGTAAAACAATGGTTAACAACGTTTTGTCTATGGATAAAGAAGACGTTGCTACATTTGAAAAAATGCGTGACCTCGGTGTTGAATTTGACGTACGTAAAGTACCAAACGACACGAAAAAAGATTTGTTTGACTTGATCAACAAAGCAAACGTGCAATAA
- a CDS encoding PTS mannose/fructose/sorbose transporter subunit IIC, with translation MSIISMVLVVVVAFLAGLEGILDQFQFHQPIVACTLIGLVTGNLEAGIILGGSLQMIALGWANIGAAVAPDAALASVAAAIIMVLGGDFTKTGIGVAQAVAIPLAVAGLFLTMIVRTLSVGLVHTADASAKKGDFKAVERAHFVALLLQGLRIAVPAALLLMVPTETVQSILNTMPDWLKDGMAIGGGMVVAVGYAMVINMMATREVWPFFAIGFVLAAVSDITLIGFGAIGVAIALIYLHLSKTGGNGGGGAATSNDPIGDILEDY, from the coding sequence ATGTCTATTATTTCTATGGTTTTAGTAGTCGTTGTAGCCTTCCTAGCAGGTCTTGAAGGTATCCTCGACCAGTTCCAATTCCATCAACCAATCGTAGCTTGTACCCTTATCGGTCTTGTTACTGGTAACCTTGAAGCAGGGATTATCCTTGGTGGTTCTCTTCAAATGATCGCCCTTGGTTGGGCTAACATCGGAGCTGCCGTAGCTCCTGACGCTGCTCTTGCTTCTGTTGCTGCTGCCATTATCATGGTTCTTGGTGGCGACTTTACTAAGACAGGTATCGGTGTTGCCCAAGCGGTTGCTATCCCTCTTGCAGTTGCTGGTCTATTCTTGACTATGATTGTCCGTACACTCTCTGTCGGATTGGTTCACACTGCTGATGCTTCTGCTAAAAAAGGTGACTTCAAAGCAGTTGAACGTGCTCACTTTGTCGCACTTCTTCTTCAAGGTCTTCGTATTGCAGTCCCTGCAGCACTCCTTCTAATGGTACCAACTGAAACAGTACAAAGCATTCTAAATACTATGCCTGATTGGCTCAAAGATGGTATGGCTATCGGTGGTGGTATGGTCGTTGCCGTTGGTTACGCTATGGTTATCAACATGATGGCAACTCGTGAAGTATGGCCATTCTTCGCTATTGGTTTCGTGCTTGCTGCCGTGTCAGATATTACTCTAATCGGATTTGGTGCTATCGGTGTTGCTATCGCTCTTATCTACCTTCACCTTTCTAAAACTGGTGGAAATGGTGGCGGAGGAGCCGCAACTTCTAACGACCCAATCGGCGATATCCTAGAAGACTACTAA
- a CDS encoding PTS system mannose/fructose/sorbose family transporter subunit IID: protein MTEKLQLTKSDRKKVWWRSTFLQGSWNYERMQNLGWAYSLIPALKKLYTKKEDQIAALERHLEFFNTHPYVAAPIMGVTLALEEERANGVEIDDAAIQGVKIGMMGPLAGIGDPVFWFTVRPILGSLGASLALTGNILGPILFFVLWNLIRMSFLWYTQEIGYKAGSEITKDMSGGILQDITKGASILGMFILAVLVQRWVNIKFAFDVAKVQLDEKAYIHWDKLPEGSKGIQEAFAQVGQGLSQTPEKVTTFQQNLDMLIPGLSGLLLTFLCMYLLKKKVSPITIILALFAVGIVAHVLHIM from the coding sequence ATGACTGAAAAACTTCAATTAACTAAATCAGATCGCAAAAAAGTTTGGTGGCGTTCAACTTTCTTACAAGGTTCTTGGAACTATGAACGTATGCAAAACTTGGGTTGGGCTTACTCATTAATTCCAGCTCTTAAAAAACTCTACACTAAAAAAGAAGATCAAATCGCTGCTCTTGAACGCCATCTTGAGTTCTTCAACACTCACCCATACGTAGCCGCTCCAATCATGGGGGTTACTCTTGCACTTGAAGAAGAACGTGCTAACGGTGTTGAAATTGATGACGCTGCTATCCAAGGGGTTAAAATCGGTATGATGGGACCTCTTGCTGGTATCGGTGACCCAGTATTCTGGTTTACAGTACGCCCAATCCTTGGATCACTCGGTGCTTCACTTGCCCTTACTGGTAATATCTTAGGTCCAATCCTCTTCTTCGTTCTTTGGAACTTGATTCGTATGTCATTCTTGTGGTATACACAAGAGATTGGATACAAGGCTGGATCAGAAATCACTAAAGATATGTCTGGCGGTATCCTTCAAGACATCACTAAAGGAGCTTCTATCCTTGGTATGTTCATTCTTGCTGTCCTTGTTCAACGTTGGGTAAATATTAAATTTGCTTTCGATGTTGCCAAAGTTCAACTAGATGAAAAAGCTTATATCCATTGGGATAAATTGCCAGAAGGATCTAAAGGTATCCAAGAAGCATTCGCACAAGTAGGACAAGGATTGTCTCAAACACCTGAAAAAGTTACTACTTTCCAACAAAACTTGGATATGTTGATCCCTGGACTATCAGGACTACTCCTTACTTTCCTTTGCATGTACTTACTTAAGAAAAAAGTATCTCCAATCACTATTATCCTTGCACTCTTCGCAGTGGGTATTGTGGCACATGTTCTTCACATCATGTAA
- the pepC gene encoding aminopeptidase C, whose amino-acid sequence MDAIQESFTDKLFANYEANVKYQAIENAASHNGIFAALERRQSHVDNTPVFSLDLTKDKVTNQKASGRCWMFAALNTFRHKLISQYKLENFELSQAHTFFWDKYEKSNWFLEQVIATADQDLTSRKVSFLLQTPQQDGGQWDMVVSLFEKYGVVPKSVYPESVSSSSSRELNAILNKLLRQDAQILRDLLASGADQATVQAKKEDLLQEIFNFLAMSLGLPPRKFDFAYRDKDNNYQSEKGITPQEFYKKYVNLPLEDYVSVINAPTADKPYGKSYTVEMLGNVVGSRAVRYINVPMERLKELAIAQMQAGETVWFGSDVGQLSNRKAGILATDVYDFESSMDIKLTQDKAGRLDYSESLMTHAMVLTGVDLDENGKSTKWKVENSWGDKVGTDGYFVASDAWMDEYTYQIVVRKELLTAEEQAAYEAEPIVLAPWDPMGALAE is encoded by the coding sequence ATGGACGCGATTCAAGAATCATTTACTGATAAACTATTTGCCAATTATGAAGCAAATGTAAAATACCAAGCGATTGAAAATGCTGCCAGCCACAACGGAATTTTTGCAGCTCTAGAACGTCGCCAAAGCCATGTAGATAACACACCTGTTTTCTCATTGGATTTGACCAAGGACAAGGTAACCAACCAGAAAGCATCTGGTCGTTGCTGGATGTTTGCAGCTCTTAACACCTTCCGCCACAAACTCATCTCACAATACAAACTAGAAAATTTTGAGTTATCACAGGCCCACACCTTCTTCTGGGACAAGTATGAGAAATCAAACTGGTTCTTGGAGCAAGTGATTGCGACTGCAGACCAAGACTTGACGAGTCGTAAGGTTAGCTTCCTACTCCAAACTCCACAACAAGATGGTGGACAATGGGATATGGTGGTGTCTCTCTTTGAGAAATACGGTGTCGTGCCTAAGTCAGTTTACCCTGAGTCAGTTTCATCTAGTAGCAGCCGTGAGCTAAATGCAATCCTTAACAAATTGCTTCGCCAAGATGCTCAAATCTTGCGTGACTTGCTTGCTTCTGGCGCAGACCAAGCGACTGTTCAAGCTAAGAAAGAAGACCTCTTGCAAGAAATCTTTAACTTCCTTGCTATGTCATTGGGTCTTCCACCACGTAAATTTGACTTTGCTTATCGCGATAAGGATAACAACTACCAAAGCGAAAAGGGCATTACACCACAGGAATTTTACAAGAAATATGTCAATCTTCCTCTAGAAGATTACGTTTCTGTTATCAACGCCCCAACTGCTGACAAGCCTTACGGCAAATCTTACACAGTTGAGATGTTAGGAAATGTAGTTGGTAGCCGTGCAGTTCGCTACATCAACGTGCCGATGGAGCGCTTAAAAGAATTGGCGATTGCTCAAATGCAAGCAGGTGAGACTGTTTGGTTTGGTTCTGATGTCGGTCAGCTCAGCAACCGCAAAGCTGGAATCCTTGCGACAGATGTTTATGACTTTGAATCAAGCATGGACATTAAACTCACTCAAGACAAGGCTGGACGTTTGGACTACAGCGAGAGCTTGATGACCCACGCCATGGTCTTGACAGGTGTGGACTTGGATGAAAATGGGAAATCAACTAAGTGGAAGGTTGAAAACTCATGGGGAGACAAGGTCGGTACAGATGGTTACTTCGTTGCCTCAGATGCTTGGATGGACGAATACACTTACCAGATTGTTGTCCGCAAAGAATTGTTAACAGCCGAAGAACAAGCTGCCTATGAAGCAGAACCAATTGTTCTTGCACCATGGGATCCAATGGGAGCCTTGGCTGAATAA
- a CDS encoding pseudouridine synthase has translation MRLDKFLVACAVGSRTEVKNLLKSGRVMVNGKKEKSAKLQIDEERDEIRFDGQVLEYEEFVYYMMNKPKGVISATEDPKHRTVLDLLDDIARSKEVFPVGRLDIDTHGLLLLTNDGQLAHALLSPKRHVDKTYQAQVKGIMTQEDVETFAKGIPLKDFTCQPARLEILYTDAEKNQSQICVTIAEGKFHQVKRMVAYCGKEVVDLQRLAMGTLILDENLQRGEWRRLTEEELEALLASIA, from the coding sequence ATGAGATTAGATAAATTTTTAGTTGCCTGTGCTGTGGGGAGTCGGACTGAGGTCAAAAACTTGCTCAAGTCTGGGCGCGTGATGGTAAATGGTAAAAAAGAAAAGTCAGCGAAACTGCAGATTGATGAAGAAAGAGATGAGATTCGCTTTGACGGGCAAGTGTTGGAGTATGAAGAGTTTGTCTACTACATGATGAACAAGCCCAAAGGAGTTATCTCAGCGACTGAGGATCCTAAGCACAGAACGGTTCTGGACTTGCTGGATGATATTGCTCGGAGCAAGGAAGTTTTTCCAGTAGGACGCTTGGATATTGACACGCATGGTCTTTTGCTCTTGACCAATGATGGCCAGCTGGCTCATGCTCTTCTTTCACCCAAGCGTCATGTTGACAAGACTTATCAGGCACAGGTCAAGGGAATTATGACCCAAGAAGACGTAGAGACATTTGCCAAGGGCATTCCGCTCAAAGACTTTACCTGTCAGCCCGCTAGACTGGAGATTCTTTACACAGATGCAGAAAAGAATCAGAGCCAAATCTGTGTGACTATTGCAGAAGGGAAGTTTCATCAGGTCAAGCGTATGGTAGCCTACTGTGGCAAGGAAGTAGTAGACCTACAGCGTTTGGCTATGGGAACTCTGATTTTAGATGAGAACTTACAAAGAGGAGAATGGCGTCGCTTGACCGAGGAGGAATTAGAAGCTCTCCTTGCAAGTATTGCTTAG
- a CDS encoding GlsB/YeaQ/YmgE family stress response membrane protein, whose protein sequence is MLGSMFVGLLVGFLAGTLTNRGERMGCFGKMFLGWIGAFIGNLLFGTWGPIIAGTAIIPAVLGSMIVLAIFWRRGS, encoded by the coding sequence ATGTTAGGAAGTATGTTCGTTGGTCTCCTAGTGGGATTTTTAGCAGGTACTCTGACCAATCGTGGAGAGCGAATGGGATGTTTTGGAAAAATGTTTCTAGGCTGGATTGGTGCCTTTATAGGGAACTTGCTTTTTGGGACTTGGGGGCCGATAATAGCAGGAACTGCCATTATTCCGGCAGTACTAGGTTCCATGATTGTCTTAGCGATTTTCTGGAGACGAGGAAGTTAA
- a CDS encoding aminopeptidase, producing MVLPNFKENLEKYAKLLVANGINVQPGHTLALSIDVEQRELAHLIVKEAYALGAHEVIVQWTDDVINREKFLHAPMERLDNVPEYKIAEMNYLLENKASRLGVRSSDPGALNGVDADKLSASAKAMGLAMKPMRIATQSNKVSWTVAAAAGLEWAKKVFPNAANDEEAVDLLWDQIFKTCRVYEEDPVKAWEEHAAILKSKADMLNKEQFSALHYTAPGTDLTLGLPKNHVWESAGAINAQGEGFLPNMPTEEVFTAPDFRRADGYVTSTKPLSYNGNIIEGIKVTFKDGQIVDITAEKGDQVMKDLVFENAGARALGECALVPDPSPISQSGITFFNTLFDENASNHLAIGAAYATSVVGGAEMSEEELAAAGLNRSDVHVDFMIGSNQMDIDGIREDGTRVPLFRNGDWAN from the coding sequence ATGGTTTTACCAAATTTTAAAGAAAATCTAGAAAAATATGCGAAATTATTGGTTGCGAACGGAATCAATGTGCAACCTGGTCACACTTTGGCTCTCTCTATCGATGTGGAGCAACGCGAGTTGGCTCACTTAATCGTCAAAGAAGCTTATGCTTTGGGTGCGCACGAGGTTATTGTTCAGTGGACAGATGATGTGATTAACCGTGAGAAATTCCTCCATGCGCCGATGGAGCGTTTGGACAATGTGCCAGAATATAAGATTGCTGAGATGAACTATCTTTTGGAAAACAAGGCTAGCCGTCTTGGAGTTCGTTCATCTGATCCAGGTGCTTTGAACGGTGTGGATGCTGACAAGCTTTCAGCTTCTGCTAAAGCTATGGGACTTGCCATGAAGCCAATGCGAATCGCAACTCAATCTAACAAGGTTAGCTGGACGGTAGCAGCCGCTGCTGGACTTGAGTGGGCTAAGAAAGTCTTTCCAAATGCTGCGAACGATGAAGAAGCAGTCGATCTCCTTTGGGACCAAATCTTCAAAACTTGCCGTGTCTATGAAGAAGATCCTGTTAAGGCTTGGGAAGAGCATGCAGCTATCCTCAAGAGCAAGGCCGATATGCTTAATAAAGAGCAATTTTCAGCCCTTCACTACACAGCGCCAGGAACAGATTTGACACTTGGTTTGCCGAAAAACCATGTTTGGGAATCAGCTGGTGCTATCAATGCACAGGGCGAAGGATTCTTGCCAAATATGCCGACAGAAGAAGTCTTCACAGCACCTGACTTCCGTCGTGCAGATGGTTATGTCACTTCTACAAAACCGCTTAGTTATAACGGAAACATTATTGAAGGTATTAAGGTGACCTTTAAGGATGGACAAATCGTTGATATCACTGCTGAGAAGGGTGATCAGGTCATGAAAGACCTTGTCTTTGAAAATGCGGGTGCGCGTGCCTTGGGTGAATGTGCCTTGGTACCAGATCCAAGCCCAATTTCTCAGTCAGGCATTACCTTCTTTAATACCCTTTTCGATGAGAATGCATCAAATCATTTGGCTATCGGTGCAGCCTATGCGACTAGTGTTGTTGGTGGAGCGGAGATGAGCGAAGAGGAGCTTGCAGCTGCGGGGCTTAACCGTTCAGATGTTCACGTAGACTTTATGATTGGTTCTAACCAAATGGATATCGATGGTATCCGTGAGGATGGGACACGTGTACCACTCTTCCGTAACGGTGATTGGGCAAATTAA
- a CDS encoding PolC-type DNA polymerase III produces MSNSFEILMNQLGIPAEMRRAPALAQADIERVVVHKISKVWEFHFVFSNILPIEIFLEIKKGLSEEFSKTGNKAIFEIKALSQEFSNQLLQSYYREAFSEGSCASQGFKSLYQNLRVRAEGNQLFIEGSEAIDKEHFKKNHLPNLAKQLEKFGFPTFNCQVEKNDVLTQEQEEAFHAENEQIVQAANEEALRAMEQLEQMAPPPAEEKPAFDFQTKKAAAKPKLDKAEITPMIEVTTEENRLVFEGVVFDVEQKVTRTGRVLINFKMTDYTSSFSMQKWVKNEEEAQKFDLIKKNSWLRVRGNVEMNNFTRDLTMNVQDVQEVVHYERKDLMPEGERRVEFHAHTNMSTMDALPEVEEIVATAAKWGHKAVAITDHGNVQSFPHGYKAAKKAGIQLIYGMEANIVEDRVPIVYNEVEMDLSEATYVVFDVETTGLSAIYNDLIQVAASKMYKGNVIAEFDEFINPGHPLSAFTTELTGITDDHVKNAKSLEQVLQEFQEFCKDTVLVAHNATFDVGFMNANYERHGLPKISQPVIDTLEFARNLYPEYKRHGLGPLTKRFGVALEHHHMANYDAEATGRLLFIFIKEVAEKHGVTDLARLNIDLISSDSYKKARIKHATIYVKNQVGLKNIFKLVSLSNTKYFEGVPRIPRTVLDAHREGLILGSACSEGEVFDAVVSQGVDAAIEVAKYYDFIEVMPPAIYAPLIAKEQVKDMEELQTIIKSLIEVGDRLGKPVLATGNVHYIEPEEEIYREIIVRSLGQGAMINRTIGHGEHAQPAPLPKAHFRTTNEMLDEFAFLGEDLAHKLVIENTNALADIFEPVEVVKGDLYTPFIDKAEETVAELTYKKAFEIYGNPLPDIVDLRIEKELTSILGNGFAVIYLASQMLVQRSNERGYLVGSRGSVGSSFVATMIGITEVNPLSPHYVCGQCQYSEFITDGSYGSGFDMPNKDCPNCGHKLSKNGQDIPFETFLGFDGDKVPDIDLNFSGEDQPSAHLDVRDIFGEEYAFRAGTVGTVAAKTAYGFVKGYERDYGKFYRDAEVERLAQGAAGVKRTTGQHPGGIVVIPNYMDVYDFTPVQYPADDVTAEWQTTHFNFHDIDENVLKLDVLGHDDPTMIRKLQDLSGIDPNEIPMDDEGVMALFSGTDVLGVTPEQIGTPTGMLGIPEFGTNFVRGMVDETHPTTFAELLQLSGLSHGTDVWLGNAQDLIKQGIADLSTVIGCRDDIMVYLMHAGLEPKMAFTIMERVRKGLWLKISEEERNGYIEAMKANKVPEWYIESCGKIKYMFPKAHAAAYVMMALRVAYFKVHHPIYYYCAYFSIRAKAFDIKTMGAGLEAIKRRMEEISEKRKNNEASNVEIDLYTTLEIVNEMWERGFKFGKLDLYRSDATEFIIDGDTLIPPFVAMDGLGENVAKQLVRAREEGEFLSKTELRKRGGLSSTLVEKMDEMGILGNMPEDNQLSLFDELF; encoded by the coding sequence ATGTCAAATAGTTTTGAAATTTTGATGAATCAATTGGGGATACCTGCTGAAATGAGACGGGCTCCTGCTTTAGCACAGGCCGATATTGAGCGAGTTGTGGTTCATAAAATTAGTAAGGTATGGGAGTTTCATTTCGTATTTTCTAATATTTTACCGATTGAAATCTTTTTAGAAATAAAGAAAGGTTTGAGCGAAGAATTTTCTAAGACAGGCAATAAAGCTATTTTCGAAATCAAGGCTCTGTCTCAAGAATTCTCAAATCAACTCTTGCAGTCCTACTATAGGGAGGCTTTCTCTGAGGGGTCATGTGCTAGCCAAGGTTTTAAGTCCCTTTATCAGAATTTGCGAGTTCGTGCGGAGGGCAATCAACTCTTTATCGAAGGCTCTGAGGCGATTGATAAGGAACACTTTAAGAAGAATCATCTTCCTAATTTAGCGAAACAACTTGAAAAGTTTGGTTTTCCAACTTTTAATTGTCAAGTCGAGAAGAATGATGTCCTGACCCAAGAGCAGGAAGAGGCCTTTCATGCTGAAAATGAGCAGATTGTTCAAGCTGCCAATGAGGAAGCGCTCCGTGCTATGGAACAACTAGAACAGATGGCACCTCCTCCAGCGGAAGAGAAACCAGCCTTTGATTTTCAAACGAAAAAAGCTGCAGCTAAACCCAAGCTAGATAAGGCAGAGATTACTCCTATGATCGAAGTGACGACGGAGGAAAATCGTCTGGTCTTTGAAGGGGTTGTGTTTGATGTGGAGCAAAAAGTGACCAGAACAGGGCGTGTTTTGATCAACTTTAAAATGACGGACTACACTTCAAGTTTTTCTATGCAAAAGTGGGTTAAGAACGAGGAAGAGGCCCAGAAGTTTGATCTAATTAAGAAAAATTCTTGGCTCCGAGTGCGTGGGAATGTGGAGATGAATAACTTCACACGCGATTTGACTATGAACGTGCAAGATGTGCAGGAAGTTGTTCACTATGAGCGGAAGGATTTAATGCCAGAAGGAGAACGGCGGGTTGAGTTTCATGCTCATACTAACATGTCGACCATGGATGCTCTGCCAGAGGTTGAAGAAATCGTTGCGACAGCTGCTAAGTGGGGACACAAGGCTGTTGCCATCACGGACCACGGGAATGTCCAGTCCTTCCCACACGGCTATAAGGCGGCCAAAAAAGCGGGAATTCAGCTGATTTATGGAATGGAAGCCAATATCGTTGAGGATCGTGTTCCTATCGTTTATAACGAAGTGGAAATGGACTTATCAGAAGCGACCTATGTGGTTTTTGACGTGGAAACGACGGGACTTTCAGCTATCTATAATGATTTGATTCAGGTTGCGGCCTCTAAGATGTACAAGGGGAATGTTATTGCTGAATTTGATGAATTTATCAATCCTGGGCATCCCTTGTCAGCTTTTACTACTGAATTGACCGGAATTACAGATGATCATGTCAAAAATGCCAAATCACTGGAACAAGTTTTGCAAGAATTCCAAGAATTCTGCAAGGATACAGTCTTAGTTGCCCATAATGCTACCTTTGACGTTGGCTTTATGAATGCCAATTATGAGCGTCATGGTCTGCCAAAGATTAGTCAGCCAGTTATTGATACGCTGGAGTTTGCTAGAAACCTCTATCCTGAGTACAAACGTCATGGTTTGGGACCTTTGACCAAGCGTTTTGGTGTGGCCTTAGAACATCACCACATGGCCAACTACGATGCGGAAGCTACTGGTCGTCTGCTCTTTATTTTTATCAAAGAAGTAGCAGAAAAACATGGTGTGACCGATCTAGCTAGACTCAACATTGATTTGATTAGTTCAGATTCTTATAAAAAAGCTCGGATCAAGCATGCGACCATCTATGTCAAGAATCAGGTGGGTCTAAAAAATATCTTTAAGCTGGTTTCCTTGTCTAATACCAAGTACTTTGAAGGGGTGCCACGGATTCCGAGAACAGTTCTAGATGCTCATCGGGAAGGTTTGATTTTAGGTTCAGCTTGCTCTGAAGGTGAAGTTTTTGATGCAGTCGTTTCTCAAGGTGTGGATGCGGCGATTGAGGTGGCCAAGTATTATGACTTTATCGAGGTTATGCCACCAGCTATCTATGCTCCCTTGATTGCCAAGGAGCAGGTCAAGGATATGGAAGAACTCCAGACCATTATCAAGAGTTTGATAGAGGTGGGAGACCGTCTTGGTAAGCCTGTTCTGGCTACGGGGAATGTCCACTATATCGAACCAGAAGAAGAAATTTACCGTGAAATTATTGTCCGTAGTTTGGGACAGGGGGCGATGATTAACCGTACCATTGGTCACGGTGAGCATGCTCAACCAGCTCCTCTTCCAAAAGCCCATTTTAGAACGACAAATGAGATGTTGGATGAATTTGCCTTCTTGGGAGAGGATTTGGCTCATAAACTGGTTATTGAAAATACCAATGCCTTGGCAGATATCTTTGAACCCGTTGAGGTTGTAAAAGGTGACTTGTACACACCTTTCATCGACAAGGCTGAAGAAACAGTTGCTGAGTTGACCTATAAGAAAGCTTTTGAGATTTATGGAAATCCGCTACCAGATATCGTTGATTTGCGGATTGAAAAAGAATTAACTTCTATTCTGGGGAATGGATTTGCTGTGATTTATCTGGCATCACAGATGCTGGTGCAACGCTCCAATGAACGGGGTTACTTGGTTGGTTCTCGTGGGTCTGTAGGATCTAGTTTCGTTGCGACCATGATTGGGATTACGGAGGTTAATCCTCTCTCTCCTCACTATGTCTGTGGTCAGTGTCAATACAGCGAGTTTATCACCGATGGTTCTTATGGTTCAGGATTTGATATGCCCAATAAGGATTGTCCAAACTGTGGTCACAAACTCAGTAAAAACGGACAGGATATTCCGTTTGAAACCTTCCTTGGTTTTGATGGAGACAAGGTTCCTGATATTGACTTGAACTTCTCGGGAGAGGATCAGCCTAGCGCCCACTTGGATGTGCGTGATATCTTTGGTGAGGAATATGCCTTCCGTGCGGGAACGGTTGGTACGGTAGCTGCTAAGACTGCCTATGGATTTGTAAAGGGCTACGAGAGAGACTACGGGAAGTTTTATCGTGATGCAGAGGTGGAACGCCTTGCTCAAGGTGCAGCTGGTGTCAAGCGGACAACAGGACAACACCCGGGGGGAATCGTTGTTATTCCTAACTATATGGATGTTTACGACTTTACACCTGTCCAGTATCCAGCAGATGACGTGACGGCTGAATGGCAGACCACTCACTTTAACTTCCATGATATCGATGAGAACGTCCTCAAACTTGATGTACTGGGACATGATGATCCGACCATGATTCGAAAACTCCAGGACTTGTCTGGGATTGATCCTAATGAAATTCCTATGGATGACGAAGGCGTAATGGCCCTCTTTTCTGGGACTGATGTGCTAGGAGTGACACCTGAGCAAATCGGAACGCCTACGGGCATGCTGGGGATTCCTGAGTTTGGAACCAACTTTGTACGTGGAATGGTGGACGAGACGCACCCAACGACTTTTGCGGAGTTGCTGCAGTTGTCTGGACTGTCCCACGGTACTGACGTTTGGTTGGGAAATGCCCAGGATTTGATTAAACAAGGGATTGCGGATCTATCAACCGTTATCGGTTGTCGAGACGACATCATGGTTTACCTCATGCATGCTGGTCTCGAACCTAAGATGGCCTTTACCATCATGGAACGGGTACGTAAGGGCTTGTGGCTCAAGATTTCCGAAGAGGAACGCAATGGCTACATTGAAGCCATGAAGGCTAATAAGGTGCCAGAGTGGTATATCGAGTCCTGTGGGAAAATTAAGTATATGTTCCCTAAGGCCCATGCGGCAGCCTACGTTATGATGGCCTTGCGTGTAGCTTACTTCAAGGTTCATCATCCCATTTATTACTACTGTGCTTATTTCTCAATCCGTGCTAAGGCTTTTGATATCAAGACCATGGGGGCGGGCTTGGAGGCTATCAAGCGCAGAATGGAAGAAATCTCTGAAAAACGGAAGAACAATGAAGCCTCTAATGTGGAGATCGATCTCTATACAACTCTTGAGATTGTCAATGAGATGTGGGAGCGTGGCTTCAAGTTTGGGAAGTTAGACCTTTACCGTAGTGATGCGACTGAATTCATCATTGACGGAGATACACTGATTCCACCATTTGTCGCTATGGATGGTCTGGGAGAGAACGTTGCTAAGCAGTTGGTGCGAGCGCGTGAAGAGGGAGAATTCCTCTCTAAAACAGAACTACGCAAGCGTGGTGGACTTTCCTCAACTTTGGTTGAAAAGATGGATGAAATGGGTATTCTTGGAAATATGCCAGAGGATAATCAGTTGAGTTTGTTTGATGAGTTGTTTTAA